A window of the Drosophila simulans strain w501 chromosome 2L, Prin_Dsim_3.1, whole genome shotgun sequence genome harbors these coding sequences:
- the LOC6731109 gene encoding ABC transporter G family member 20, with translation MAAVEVRNGYKYYGSKSNPKIVLNQLNMNVMRGSIYGLLGASGCGKTTLLSCIVGQRRLNGGEVIVLGAKPGEPGSGVPGSRVGFMPQEIALVEEMTVKETIFYFGRIYGLTDERIREKFKLLKELLQLPPARQMIKQCSGGQQRRLSFACAMIHDPELLILDEPTVGLDPMLREKIWDFLVETTRNSKLAVIITTHYIEEAKQANCIGLMRNGVLLAEDTPTNIMIKFGTQSIEDAFLILSQRQGNEDELAQIMDHNKNQALPAAVLPPEVIDTHEPNMPEKQPIPFEEPLNENRKKIFFTTKGRVKALMTKNFVQLFRQPSGIIFMLLFPIIQLTCFYLAIGKTPTNLEIGVYSGEVENYGECFNENLVTVYKDSDNESCLFNKLSCRYIRVLGDDVATRKYYASEADALSDAKRATTVGYLHFAQNFSDSILSVLEDGIHSSDGAVDHAELSIHIDMTDQQVAYFMQRKLRDKFSTFMRSVVKDCNVSTAIVDLPVQFQEPIFGSTDIEFQQYCAPGVVMTMVFFLATLMTAAVFISERMDGIWDRTLLAGVSATEMLWAHLLTQLIIMALQSFEVIMYIGLVFDTYNNGDTTTLIGLLTLTAFCGMLFGLFISVFCKSHTEANFVATGAFYPMIILCGLLWPLESMPQFLQDLVMVLPFTIPSISARNVIEKGWSITHEKVYNGFLVMAGWTIIFFVLCLIGIRRKA, from the exons ATGGCGGCCGTTGAGGTACGGAATGGCTATAAGTACTATGGCTCCAAATCAAATCCCAAGATTGTGCTTAACCAGCTGAATATGAACGTGATGCGTGGTTCTAT ATACGGATTGCTGGGTGCCTCCGGCTGTGGCAAGACCACCCTGCTCTCCTGCATCGTCGGCCAGAGGCGCCTCAACGGAGGCGAGGTCATCGTGCTGGGCGCCAAGCCAGGAGAGCCGGGCAGCGGCGTGCCAGGATCGCGGGTGGGATTCATGCCCCAGGAGATCGCCCTGGTCGAGGAGATGACCGTGAAGGAGACAATCTTCTACTTCGGTCGCATCTACGGCCTGACAGACGAACGCATCCGGGAGAAGTTCAAGCTTCTCAaggagctgctccagctgccgcCGGCTAGGCAGATGATCAAGCAGTGCAGCGGTGGACAGCAGCGACGCCTGTCCTTCGCCTGCGCCATGATCCACGATCCGGAGCTCCTTATTCTGGACGAGCCCACTGTGGGTTTGGATCCCATGCTGCGTGAAAA AATCTGGGACTTTCTCGTGGAGACGACGAGGAATAGCAAATTGGCTGTGATTATAACCACCCATTACATAGAGGAAGCCAAACAGGCAAATTGT ATTGGTCTTATGCGCAATGGTGTTCTATTGGCCGAGGATACACCTACCAACATCATGATCAAGTTTGGTACTCAGTCGATCGAGGACGCCTTTCTAATTCTAAGCCAGCGGCAGGGCAACGAAGATGAGTTGGCCCAAATCATGGATCACAATAAGAATCAGGCTTTGCCGGCAGCTGTGCTGCCACCTGAGGTAATAGACACACACGAGCCCAACATGCCGGAAAAACAGCCTATCCCGTTCGAGGAGCCCCTAAATGAGAATCGCAAAAAGATTTTCTTCACCACCAAGGGCAGGGTAAAGGCACTGATGACAAAGAACTTTGTACAACTCTTTAGACAACCCTC GGGCATTATTTTCATGCTACTGTTTCCCATCATACAACTGACGTGCTTCTATCTGGCCATTGGCAAGACGCCTACGAATCTTGAAATTGGAGTTTATTCCGGCGAAGTGGAGAACTATGGGGAGTGCTTCAACGAAAACCTGGTCACAGTCTACAAGGATAGCGACAACGAGAGCTGTCTATTCAACAAGCTATCCTGCAGATACATACGCGTGCTGGGTGACGATGTGGCCACGCGGAAATACTATGCCAGCGAAGCCGATGCTCTGAGCGATGCAAAGCGGGCCACAACCGTTGGCTATTTGCACTTTGCCCAGAACTTCAGCGATTCGATTCTCTCGGTGTTGGAGGATGGCATCCACTCCAGTGACGGAGCCGTGGACCACGCCGAGCTTAGTATCCACATCGATATGACGG ATCAACAAGTGGCGTACTTCATGCAGCGCAAACTCCGTGACAAGTTCAGTACATTCATGAGGAGTGTTGTCAAGGACTGCAATGTATCCACGGCCATTGTAGATCTGCCCGTCCAGTTCCAGGAACCAATCTTTGGCAGCACAGACATCGAGTTCCAGCAGTACTGTGCCCCAGGAGTGGTAATGAC CATGGTCTTCTTCCTGGCCACTTTGATGACGGCCGCAGTGTTCATTTCTGAGCGCATGGATGGCATCTGGGATCGAACTCTATTGGCAGGTGTCTCGGCCACCGAAATGCTGTGGGCCCATCTTCTAACCCAGCTCATCATCATGGCCCTGCAGTCGTTTGAGGTTATTATGTATATTGGCCTAGTGTTCGATACTTACAACAATGGGGATACCACAACGCTAATTGGGTTGCTAACACTGACCGCATTTTGTGGCATGTTGTTCG GTCTTTTCATATCAGTCTTTTGCAAATCGCATACAGAGGCAAACTTTGTGGCTACTGGCGCTTTTTATCCCATGATCATACTGTGTG GACTCCTGTGGCCTCTGGAGAGCATGCCACAGTTTCTGCAGGATCTAGTGATGGTGCTACCCTTCACCATACCCTCCATCTCAGCTCGAAATGTGATCGAGAAGGGCTGGAGCATCACCCATGAGAAGGTCTACAATGGTTTCCTGGTCATGGCCGGCTGGACGATCATCTTCTTCGTGCTCTGCCTGATCGGCATCAGACGCAAGGCGTAA
- the LOC27206543 gene encoding phospholipase B1, membrane-associated, giving the protein MASITYALCLCSLFILFSPLVSSNRRVRRQNRSDRLLADIGVRAQSYDPRVPENGIQQYTDIDQDLRHLFLNTRQTTLRWALNNIDALSSRGRREGKLQVPVSKKVPFLCPTNDTRSPSPPTSIEHLRPGDIDIIAAFGDSLSAGNGILSNNAIDMINEFRGLTFSGGGLGNWRRFVTLPNILKIFNPKLYGFAVSNSLVINHRSSRLNIAEPMIMSRDLPFQARVLIDLLRRDRHVDMKRHWKLLTVYVGNNDICSDLCHWDTPQSFLDQHARDLRQAFRLLRDHVPRLLINLIVVPNIPLVLSTMTQVPLQCFVVHRVGCHCLINDRLNRTQFNERMDTLIRWQQLDMEIARLPEFHRQDFAIVAHPMLTKVTAPTLPDGSTDWRFFSHDCFHFSQRGHAIISNLLWNSMLLPDDQKPRPSVVPELFERVVCPTAEQPYFVVRPS; this is encoded by the coding sequence ATGGCTAGCATTACCTATGCATTGTGTCTGTGCTCgttgtttatattgttttcGCCTCTTGTGTCCTCGAATCGGCGTGTCCGGCGACAAAATCGATCCGATCGCCTGCTAGCCGACATTGGAGTACGTGCCCAGTCCTACGATCCCCGTGTGCCGGAAAATGGCATCCAGCAGTACACCGACATCGACCAGGATCTGCGCCATCTGTTTCTCAACACCAGGCAGACCACGCTGAGATGGGCCCTCAACAACATCGATGCGCTGAGCAGCCGCGGCAGACGCGAGGGAAAGCTCCAGGTTCCGGTGTCCAAGAAGGTGCCCTTCCTGTGTCCCACGAACGACACACGCTCCCCCAGTCCGCCCACTTCCATAGAGCACCTCAGGCCGGGTGACATTGACATCATAGCTGCCTTTGGCGACTCTCTGTCCGCAGGCAATGGAATACTGTCCAACAATGCCATCGATATGATCAACGAGTTCCGCGGCCTGACCTTCTCCGGTGGCGGTCTCGGCAACTGGCGAAGATTCGTCACCCTGCCGAACATCCTGAAGATCTTCAATCCCAAACTGTACGGCTTTGCGGTGAGCAACAGCCTGGTGATCAACCACCGATCCTCGCGACTGAACATCGCCGAGCCGATGATCATGTCGCGGGATCTGCCCTTCCAGGCTCGTGTGCTAATCGATCTGCTGCGGCGAGATCGCCATGTGGACATGAAGCGGCACTGGAAGCTGCTGACTGTGTATGTGGGAAACAACGACATCTGCTCCGACCTGTGCCACTGGGACACGCCGCAGAGCTTCCTTGATCAGCACGCCCGCGATCTGCGCCAGGCATTCCGGCTGCTACGCGACCATGTGCCGCGCCTGCTCATTAATTTGATTGTGGTGCCAAACATCCCGCTGGTGCTGAGCACCATGACGCAGGTGCCGCTGCAGTGCTTCGTGGTGCATCGTGTGGGGTGCCACTGCCTGATCAACGACCGCCTCAATCGCACGCAGTTCAATGAGCGCATGGACACCCTGATTCGTTGGCAGCAGCTGGACATGGAAATCGCCCGGCTGCCGGAGTTCCATCGCCAGGACTTTGCCATCGTCGCGCATCCCATGCTGACCAAAGTGACCGCACCCACGCTGCCCGATGGGAGCACTGACTGGCGGTTCTTCTCCCACGACTGCTTCCATTTCAGCCAGCGCGGCCACGCGATCATCTCGAACCTGTTGTGGAACAGCATGCTCCTACCGGACGACCAGAAGCCACGACCTTCGGTGGTGCCCGAGCTGTTCGAGCGGGTCGTTTGCCCCACTGCGGAGCAGCCCTACTTTGTGGTCAGGCCAAGTTGA